Within the Mucilaginibacter sp. CSA2-8R genome, the region ATCCGGGCGGTTTTACAATGTTCAAACTCAAACTTAGCGACACCAAATATTGGCTTTTAAAAGCTGGCGAAAACTGGAAAGTATTGGGTGATGTTACGCTTAACGCTAATCTAAAAAATTTAATAGTTGCTGAATTGGAAAAAACACAATCAATGCAGAGTACAGCTGCATAAATTGCTGTATCAGTAAGATAACGGCTCGACGATTAGCGGTGTTTCTGTTACTTGAACAGATAGTTTCCCGTTCTGGACTTTAACTGTATCACTCGACGGCTTATCTGTATTGTAATCTAATCTATGTATTACCAGTCTCTTGATACCCGGTAACAAAAGAGTATAATTTGATACCGAGCCATTTTGTGTAGGTTGTACTAACACATACATAGCTCTTTTGCCTTGCATATACAAATCTACAAAAGGAGCTTTATTGATGGTTTTTCGATAACTGAATTTGCCGAGCAAATCTTTTGCCTGAGCGATAAAGTTGGCCGCTGGTCGACGCTTTAAATCTTCTGTTACCAAGCCCGATGATGCATACTGCACCGGATTAGCCAGGTTGTCATCAACCATCATATAGAAAAATAGTTTCTGGATGCCGTTGCGCGCATATAATAATGCAGTTCTGACGGTCCAGTCGGCTTGTGTTTGCATGATAGGTTTATGGTCGACAGCAACTGCGCGTTGTGGACTACTTGGGTTAATATCATATCCCGCCTCAGTAACCCATACCGGCAAATAATATTGATTGCCCAGTACAGCAAATTGGGCGGCTACCCCGGCCGCTTCTGATTGTTCGGGAGCAACTCCTTGTGTAGCCTGGTCATGGTGCTCCAGATGGTCATTGGCATACAAATGAAAATTAATTACATCGAAACATAAGTTGATGCTGCCATCGGCTTTGTAACCCCTGTTTTTCCGGCACCATTCAATCATAGATTTTACATAGCTCACATCGGTTTTAGCCAAGCCGGCCATCACTACTTTCATGTTAGGGTCGGCTGTTTTTACGCCAACATCTTTACCCAATGTGCCTTTGTGCCCATCATAAAACGCAGAAAGATTAGCTGCATATTCTTCAGCCGTTTGGTGCGCTTTGTCGCCTTTCCACCATTTATCGCGCTCGTTATCGCATTCAATGTATTTTACGGTATTTAATCCGGTAAGAGGCTGATTAATTTGGTCAGCTGTCCAGCGTTGAGTAGAATCAATTTTTAAGAGTGATTTATCAATCCGGCTATTACTGCCATACCTGGCCGCAAACTGGAAGGCTGCCCTGGCCTGTAAAATATAACTTGCAGGCCTGGCTTTATTAGCGCCGTATGGTATGGGTACATTTTCGGCATCCCGCTGGTTGGCCGGGTAAGTGTCTTGCAGCCAGTTTGGGCAGGTTTTTAAACAAACCAGCATATCAATGCCGTCTGTTTTGCAGCGTTGGTATATAGCATCCATATTCCAGCCGCCACTATGGGCAGGGTTAAAGGTAAACTTACCGGGTTTATCTTCGATGCGGCCCCAATCCAGGTAATGTCTTACGCCGCCAAAAGATTGAATGAGCTTCATTTTCGGCTCATAAATATCCAGGGCGTTGTTTGGGTCATCCGGATTTTGCAAAAAGTTCCACTCAAAGGCATTGACGCCCAGCATATTTTTGAATGTGGTGGTATCTTGTAAACGAAGCAGCCGGTTTAAACCCTCAGCCTGTTTGGTTTTGCTGTTCTGGCAATTGAACGAAAAGAAGGAAGCCGCTAAAGTGAGGCAAATGAAAATTTTTTGGCCTGCATGATGTAACATCTGTAGCAAGTATAGCTGTGAAAGCAACAAGGGGCAACAAACATTTTATTATTCGTTGCCCCTTGGCTTTATCTACTCGTTGAAAAGCTTGTGTCTTAACTCGGCTGATATTTCGTCGGTGATTTTGATGATATCGTCGGCAATCTGGGTGTTGTTCACCACAATTTTATGACAGGTTTCGCGGTAGGGAAGCAAGTATTCTTTGTAAGCTGGTACCACATGGTTGTGCCATTTATACATTACATCCTCGTTAGAATATCCACGTTCTTGCAGATCGCGTTTTAAACGGCGCTGTAAAGCAACGTCCTCGTCGGTTTCTAAAAATATTTTAAGGTTAAGCTGGTTGGCGATATCCTCAAAGTGCAGAATAAACAGTCCCTCAACAATCAATATGGGCGCTGGTTTAATTTCCAGCGTTTTAGGTACCGCGTTGGGATTATTAAAAGTATACTCTTTTTTGTAAATAGTCTGGTTATTTACCAGTGCGTTGATGTCCTGTATGAAGTGTTCCCGGTCAATGGTGCGGGGTAAATCAAAATTGTAGAGTTTGTTTTCTTCTGGCGTCATATTGTGCGCCACCGGGATATAATAATCATCCTGCGACACCAAACAAACTTCATCGGCGGTAAAGTGCTCCAAAAAACATTTCAAAAAAAAAGTTTTGCCCGAGCCGCTTCCTCCGGCAATGCCTATAATATAGGGCTTATTCTTGTGACTCATTAGGGGTTCCGTAGCTAATATTTACGTGAAAGCGTTTGTCGAGTGCGCCTAAAGCGTCAGCTGCGCTTTTGGTAAGCACTACCATCACATCTTTGGTGCTTTCGTTATCATTAAACCTGCCTACCACTTTGGCAAACGTGGTACGGTTAGTCATGGGGTTGGTGATTTTTATAACCGTACCTACAGGTGCTGTACGGTGCAAAGCCAGTTTCTTGTTTGGGTCAAGGCCAAGTCCGCTGTCATCCATATAGGTAGCTACACCTTTTTCGTTACGCTCGGTAATACCATAACGGTTGGCAGGAACCCGGCGTTCAATGCCGGTGCTATCTGCGGCTGCAACCCGGGTAGAGTCGGGCGGTATAATTACCGGCGTAGTGATAGTTGTCTGTTGTACTTTGGTTTGCTGTTGTGCTGCAGTTTGTGTCTGCGCAGTGGTTGCTGGTTGCGTAGTTACTGTAGTTTGAACGGTGGTAACCTGCGGTTGAGCAACCGGCGGTGTTGTTGCTGCTGCTTTGATATTTAACAACTGCCCCGGTGTAAGGTTAGTTGATTTTAGGTTGTTCAGACTTATAATATCTTCAACCTTCATATTAAAGCGCCTTGATATAGCATACAACGTTTCGCCTGCCGATACTTTATAAACCGTGGTTCCGTCGGTAGAATTATTACTTGTAGCAACAGCTGCAGACTGCGGTGTTGGCGATAAAAAAGGTTGCTCGGTAGGTACCTTAATTACATTACCCACACGCATAGAAGCATTATTGTTAAACTGTATGATGACATTTGGTTTAACGTTATAACGTCGGCCTATCGAAAAATAGTTATCTCTCGGATCGAGCTTATGCAGAATTACTTTCTTTCCGTCCAGGTTTTCAATGCCAATTGAATCTAAAACGGTGCTGGCTAAAACAGGTAAAGAACACAGGGATGATAAACCAGCTAATAAAAAAATCTTAAATTTCATGTTAAACTTACTCAGCTATAAATTCAGTACCTTAATCTCCACCTTATCTTTTATATAGATAAGCTGATTGCGGTATAACACAAACGCCTCGGGCTGCAATTTTTGTATATTAGTATTTAATATATCCTCAAAAATAAGTTGCTTGTTTTGGAGAACGTACAGGCATTGCCTTAGCTGCCCTGCCCAAAGCGCGTGCAAAGATACAATTATCAAATTATTGTACTCTAAGTAATGCAGAATGTTTCGGTAGGGTTCGGCCGGCAACTCGGGCAGACTATCGTTCCAGCTAGTACTTTTGGGTAAAAGTATGTGATTATCAGGTAACTCATCTATGCTGGGCTGATAACTGCGTGCCAGGTTGCCGGTATTAATATCTACCAGTTTTAAAACCGGAGGCTGAAAACGGCTGTCAAAAACTACAGGTCCGTTTATGGTTAGATGGTCAAATGTATAGTTAAAATTGTTCCACAATAAGTCACCTGAGTGTGCTTGTATTGCCGCCAGTCCTTTATGAGCAGGGCTACCGGTGGCTTGGTAGTAATGCAGTAACAGCACGCCATTAAAAGCAGACTCAATACCCGTCAGCCAGCTTTCATCTACTGTGTAATCTTTAAAATGCGTTTTGCCGGTACTAAGGTCAAGGCTGGCAAAGCTCACTTTACGGTCTTCTTTGCTACGGGTTTCTATAAATATGATATGGCTCACGGAGTCAATTTCCATCCGCCATATCTCTCCGGCAAAATGCTCGGCAATTACCAGCTTTAACTGAGTCATGCTTAAAAGTAAACTTTTTATTAAAGCTGTCCAAAATGTTGCCTTTTTTCAAACACTTAGCAAGTGTTTGTGTTCGAATTTTAACATTACAACTACATAAGAACATGGATGCAAAAGAAATAAGCCTCGACGAAAAAGAGGTAAAACCGGTGGTAGATCACCTGAACGACTTATTAGCCAATTATCACATACATTACCAAAAAATAAGAGGCTGCCATTGGAACATCAAAGGCTCAAACTTTTTTACCTTGCACGTAAAGTTTGAAGAAATGTACACTAACGCCGTACAAACTATCGACGATTTAGCCGAGCGTATTTTAACTTTAGGCAAACCTCCATACAGCACTTTTGGCGATTATATTAAAGTATCGACCATAAAAGAGGTAAACACTATTGGTCAGACTGATACTTTTTTGGTGAAAGCCTTGATTGATGACATGGCGGTTTTAATTGAAAAAGAACGCGAAATTTTAGAAATCACCGCTGAGGCTGGTGATGATGGTACCAATGATATGGTGAACGGCTTTATGCAGTATAAAGAAAAAAATACCTGGATGCTACGTTCATTTGTAAACGAAGATTAATTCATCGTCTGATTGATAAACAAAACGGCCTGCACTATTTAAGTGCAGGCCGTTTTGTTTTATAAGGCCGGCAGCTTTTAAAAGCGTAGGCCTAAAGTTAAAAATACATTGCTGTTGCGGTTTTTAATATCCGCAGCAGGGCTGTATTCTGCTATATCATATGGAGTCATTGTGGTGGTGTTACTTACGTGGGTGTAAGTAGCGTCAATGTAGTAGTTAGCAAAGCGGTAACCTAAACCACCACTAACAGTAGTACGGTCGGTCGCATTCATTTTAGATGGGCTGCCATAAATACCATAACCACCTCTTAAAAAGAAACTGCTGGTTAAGCGGGCTTCAGCACCTAAACGTGCATTTACGACTGACTGATAATTACGTTTAATGTCGTTGTTGTCTTGAGTTACATCATAGTCCTCACTGTCTATGTGAGTGCTGGTATAATCCAAGTACTCAACATCGCCAGTAATAAACCCATATTTGCCTGCAAATACGGCTAAACCACCTGCTACCTTAAACGGCGTGCGCAGATTATAACGGGCCGGGTAAGTGTCGCTGTTGCGGCCTCCTGCGTTTGATGCACTTGCGTAACGGGTAGTCAATCCCTCGTAACTGTTATCATCAATAGTATACCAGGTTGGTGTAGTGATAGAGGCACCTAAACGTACTGTTTCTACCGGTTTGTAAATTAAACCAAAGCGGGCGTTAAAGCCGTTGCCTTTGGTTACCTGATCGCGGGTATAAGTAGATGTGTAATTACTATTTAATACGGTGTTGTAGTTATCCTCAGTAAAATCAGTAGTTGTATTGTAACGTATATTAGTAAAACTCAAGCCTAACCCTAAGTATAATTTGTTACTATAATTAGCACCAAAAGCAAAGTTGTAAGCGCTTTGCCCGCCGGTAGACGTTGATACGTTAGATTCGGTTCCTCCCAATGTATTTGACGGTACATAGGTGTTCACGTTAGCCGAATTGTTAATTAATCTCTGATCGCGTGCCCAACCTTCCAGATAACCGTCTAAACTGTAACCATTATCTATAGCTTGATTGCCTAAATAAGCGTAATAGTCGGATATTGAACTGTTGGGATTAACAGCTCTATAGCTGTAGTTCTGATAAAAGTCATTAGTACGTGCATATGATGCACCGAAGTTGACGCTTAACCAACCTTTGGTTTTATCTTCGCCGCGACCTTTATTCAACTGCCCGTAAAACACCACCGATGCATTATTAAAGTTTAATGCATTACGTTGGTCGGCAGTACTAGTAGCAGCCGGATTGCTGCTGTTACCATAAGCAGAGCCAAATCGCGGATAGGTTGAGTTGGTCCGGTTCATG harbors:
- a CDS encoding uridine kinase, coding for MSHKNKPYIIGIAGGSGSGKTFFLKCFLEHFTADEVCLVSQDDYYIPVAHNMTPEENKLYNFDLPRTIDREHFIQDINALVNNQTIYKKEYTFNNPNAVPKTLEIKPAPILIVEGLFILHFEDIANQLNLKIFLETDEDVALQRRLKRDLQERGYSNEDVMYKWHNHVVPAYKEYLLPYRETCHKIVVNNTQIADDIIKITDEISAELRHKLFNE
- a CDS encoding LysM peptidoglycan-binding domain-containing protein, which codes for MKFKIFLLAGLSSLCSLPVLASTVLDSIGIENLDGKKVILHKLDPRDNYFSIGRRYNVKPNVIIQFNNNASMRVGNVIKVPTEQPFLSPTPQSAAVATSNNSTDGTTVYKVSAGETLYAISRRFNMKVEDIISLNNLKSTNLTPGQLLNIKAAATTPPVAQPQVTTVQTTVTTQPATTAQTQTAAQQQTKVQQTTITTPVIIPPDSTRVAAADSTGIERRVPANRYGITERNEKGVATYMDDSGLGLDPNKKLALHRTAPVGTVIKITNPMTNRTTFAKVVGRFNDNESTKDVMVVLTKSAADALGALDKRFHVNISYGTPNESQE
- a CDS encoding DUF4905 domain-containing protein: MTQLKLVIAEHFAGEIWRMEIDSVSHIIFIETRSKEDRKVSFASLDLSTGKTHFKDYTVDESWLTGIESAFNGVLLLHYYQATGSPAHKGLAAIQAHSGDLLWNNFNYTFDHLTINGPVVFDSRFQPPVLKLVDINTGNLARSYQPSIDELPDNHILLPKSTSWNDSLPELPAEPYRNILHYLEYNNLIIVSLHALWAGQLRQCLYVLQNKQLIFEDILNTNIQKLQPEAFVLYRNQLIYIKDKVEIKVLNL
- a CDS encoding DNA starvation/stationary phase protection protein, whose protein sequence is MDAKEISLDEKEVKPVVDHLNDLLANYHIHYQKIRGCHWNIKGSNFFTLHVKFEEMYTNAVQTIDDLAERILTLGKPPYSTFGDYIKVSTIKEVNTIGQTDTFLVKALIDDMAVLIEKEREILEITAEAGDDGTNDMVNGFMQYKEKNTWMLRSFVNED